A single window of Solanum dulcamara chromosome 5, daSolDulc1.2, whole genome shotgun sequence DNA harbors:
- the LOC129889329 gene encoding protein NRT1/ PTR FAMILY 1.2-like, whose product MAITEEEEESLLDHLPKSYTKGGLKTMPFIIVNETLEKVASYGLQPNMVIYLMNVYNLEGVTATSLLSMWSALSHGLALLGAFVSDSFLGRFTVVAIGSISSLFGMTILWLTTMVPQLRPSRCDHFEINECNRPTPVQLLVLLFSFGIIALGAGFVRPCSIAFGADQLDKKENPNNKRIMESYFNWYYATIGMSTLVATTLIVYIQDAFGWQIGFGIPAILMLFSVSAFLSGSSLYIKVSASESLFTGFFQVLVAAVRKRNIDLHSVNRENYHHQSPDSHIQSLTSSFRCLNKACIIEDPERDINPHGFASNPWRLCSVEQVVSLKSLLRVVPMWSSNIMVQLSLNQFSFSTLQTKTMDRHIFSDFEIPAGSFSVFVVITLVMWIVFYDRALVPIKARYTGQPGGLSPVLRMGIGLVLSAAAMALSAITEGIRRGIAIDQKDPQDSAKFASVKMSSMWFVPQYVLLGLADAFNAIGLVEFLYSELPKSMSSFVVAIFTLGMSISGFFGSLLVNVVDIVTSYGDGVSWLSSNINNGHLDYYYWLLAFFNVVNFLYFLLICRYNRPDQEVKERQSEYSTQGA is encoded by the exons atggCAATTACtgaggaggaagaagagagcTTGTTAGATCATTTGCCAAAATCTTATACAAAGGGTGGTCTCAAAACCATGCCATTCATCATAG TGAATGAAACATTAGAAAAAGTAGCAAGTTATGGGTTGCAGCCAAATATGGTGATATACTTGATGAATGTTTATAATTTAGAAGGTGTAACAGCTACAAGTTTGCTGAGTATGTGGTCTGCTCTTTCCCATGGATTGGCCCTTTTGGGTGCCTTTGTTTCTGATTCTTTCTTGGGGCGCTTTACTGTTGTTGCCATTGGATCTATCTCCAGCCTTTTT GGAATGACTATTCTTTGGTTAACCACCATGGTTCCACAGCTGAGGCCTTCCCGTTGTGATCATTTCGAGATCAATGAATGCAATAGACCAACACCAGTACAACTCCTTgtattattgttttcttttgGGATAATTGCTCTAGGAGCTGGCTTTGTTAGACCTTGTTCTATAGCGTTTGGTGCTGATCAATTGGACAAGAAAGAAAATCCAAATAATAAAAGGATTATGGAAAGTTATTTCAACTGGTACTATGCTACTATTGGAATGTCAACACTTGTAGCAACAACCTTAATAGTGTATATTCAAGATGCTTTTGGTTGGCAAATTGGTTTTGGGATTCCTGCTATCCTTATGCTTTTCTCTGTTTCAGCCTTCCTTTCGGGTTCTTCTCTGTATATCAAAGTTAGTGCTAGTGAAAGCTTGTTCACTGGATTTTTTCAAGTACTTGTTGCTGCTGTTAGAAAAAGAAATATTGATCTTCACTCTGTTAACCGAGAAAACTATCACCATCAATCGCCCGATTCTCATATTCAATCCTTAACAAGCAGCTTTAG GTGTTTAAATAAAGCTTGCATAATTGAAGATCCTGAAAGAGATATAAATCCGCATGGATTCGCTTCAAATCCGTGGAGACTCTGTAGTGTGGAACAAGTAGTATCTTTGAAGTctcttcttagagttgttcccATGTGGTCCAGCAATATAATGGTTCAGTTGAGCTTAAACCAATTTTCGTTTTCCACACTCCAAACCAAGACAATGGATAGACATATCTTCTCGGATTTTGAAATACCAGCCGGATCTTTTTCTGTGTTTGTGGTGATCACTCTAGTGATGTGGATTGTCTTTTATGATCGTGCTCTCGTTCCAATAAAGGCCAGATATACAGGACAGCCAGGAGGCTTAAGCCCCGTTCTTCGCATGGGAATTGGTTTAGTTCTCTCTGCTGCAGCGATGGCACTTTCAGCAATAACAGAAGGCATAAGGCGGGGCATAGCAATTGATCAGAAAGATCCACAAGACAGTGCAAAATTTGCATCAGTAAAGATGTCGTCTATGTGGTTCGTGCCACAGTATGTGCTTCTTGGACTAGCCGACGCATTCAATGCAATCGGATTGGTAGAGTTCCTTTACTCTGAGCTTCCCAAAAGCATGTCTAGTTTTGTTGTGGCTATTTTCACACTTGGAATGTCTATATCTGGCTTTTTTGGGAGTCTTTTAGTGAATGTTGTGGATATTGTTACCTCATATGGAGATGGAGTTAGCTGGTTGTCAAGTAATATCAACAATGGTCATTTAGATTATTACTACTGGTTACTTGCTTTCTTCAATGTTGTCAACTTcctttattttcttctcatttgtcGATACAATCGTCCTGACCAGGAAGTTAAAGAAAGACAATCTGAATACAGCACTCAGGGAGCTTGA